Proteins encoded by one window of Salvia splendens isolate huo1 chromosome 5, SspV2, whole genome shotgun sequence:
- the LOC121805704 gene encoding uncharacterized protein LOC121805704 — MKEEFAVDPAQLLAAASDFAQQPGAISDISAQEFLTRFPLPAIFGALQTDASYPGLESALVECLERVFRTKYGASLIPHYMPFVLVGLGSDSQKVKRLACIAISCLLEHTDKRVAIQLVLQHSIYPLLLGCFIDGDEQVAAASTDAIKSLASYPEGMGIVFPENVNEATHIGYAAEKCTSLGRIRVLALIVKLFSISSSVASEVSKSNFLSLLEAEVRNTNDTLVTLSVLELIYELVEVQHSAEFLSKTILLQLLISIISNGAAESILKSRAMMITGRLLSKENAFTFIDESSFKNVVSAIDKRFEFLESQDADECECAVEALGQIGSSFQGATIILSNTPPTARHVVDAAFDRQQHGKQLAALHSLANIAGETRMGNNVLLTRVAEENLKSLIYDHASKTPKLIPSGLLLSVLQQGSEIRIAGYRLISGLVARPWCLIEIISRPEIIEIITDALTETSKIGMEARHKCCETVFGAFASSSKLVNDPAYSGLASKLQEAIRKGPYGGRKRIEAQPTVATADRF; from the exons ATGAAGGAGGAATTCGCCGTCGATCCTGCTCAGCTGCTCGCAGCGGCTTCCGATTTCGCTCAACAACCAG GTGCTATCTCAGACATTTCAGCTCAGGAGTTCCTCACCCGCTTTCCACTTCCTGCCATTTTCGG cgCTTTGCAAACGGATGCGAGTTACCCTGGTCTGGAGAGTGCTTTGGTCGAATGTTTGGAGAGGGTATTCAGAACTAAATATGGAGCATCGCTTATTCCACACTATATG CCTTTCGTTTTGGTTGGCCTTGGGTCAGATTCTCAGAAAGTGAAACGACTGGCCTGTATAGCT ATATCATGTCTACTGGAGCATACAGATAAAAGGGTTGCTATCCAATTAGTTCTTCAACACAGTATTTATCCCCTTTTGCTCGGTTGCTTCATTGATGG TGATGAGCAAGTGGCTGCTGCTTCAACAGATGCCATTAAAAGTTTGGCTAGCTACCCTGAAGGCATG GGGATTGTCTTTCCAGAAAATGTTAATGAAGCTACACATATTGGATATGCAGCAGAGAAATGCACATCACTG GGAAGAATTCGTGTTCTAGCTCTGATAGTGAAGCTCTTCTCTATTTCAAGCTCAGTGGCATCAGAAGTGTCAAAATCAAATTTTCTAAGTCTACTGGAGGCAGAAGTTAGAAATACAAATGACACTCTTGTTACTTTGAGTGTGCTGGAACTTATTTATGAG CTGGTGGAAGTTCAACACAGTGCTGAATTTTTGTCAAAAACAATCCTGCTCCAACTTCTTATTTCCATAATCAG CAATGGAGCTGCGGAGTCCATTTTAAAATCAAGAGCAATGATGATAACTGGAAGGCTTCTGTCCAAGGAAAATGCTTTTACGTTCATTGATGAATCTA GTTTTAAAAATGTTGTATCTGCAATTGATAAGAGGTTTGAGTTCCTCGAAAGTCAAGATGCAGATGAATGTGAATGTGCTGTTGAAGCACTGGGTCAAATTGGATCTT CATTCCAGGGAGCAACTATTATTCTGTCAAATACGCCTCCTACTGCGAGACATGTTGTTGATGCTGCTTTTGACCGACAACAGCATGGTAAACAGCTG GCTGCCTTGCATTCTCTTGCAAACATCGCTGGTGAAACACGAATGGGAAATAATGTGCTTCTGACGAGGGTGGCTGAAGAAAACCTTAAGAGCCTGATTTATGATCATGCATCCAAAACACCCAAGCTGATCCCCTCA GGCCTCCTCCTATCAGTTCTTCAGCAGGGTTCTGAAATCCGTATTGCG GGATACAGATTGATTAGTGGTTTGGTTGCTCGACCTTGGTGTCTGATTGAGATAATCTCTAGACCGGAGATAATTGAGATAATTACCGACGCCCTTACAGAAACCAGCAAGATAG GAATGGAAGCTAGACACAAGTGTTGTGAAACAGTCTTCGGGGCCTTCGCATCATCTAGTAAACTTGTCAATGATCCTGCCTATTCTGGCCTGGCATCAAAG CTACAGGAAGCAATCAGAAAGGGGCCTTATGGTGGTAGGAAGCGCATCGAAGCTCAGCCAACTGTTGCAACGGCAGACAGATTTTAA
- the LOC121803205 gene encoding protein CUP-SHAPED COTYLEDON 2-like — protein sequence MANNYRCYYERSSDETNLPPGFRFHPTDDELITFYLLKKVLDSSFTTRAIADVDLNKSEPWHLPGKAKMGEKEWYFFSLRDRKYPTGLRTNRATEAGYWKATGKDREIYSSKTFALVGMKKTLVFYRGRAPKGLKTNWVMHEFRLEGNLAYHHFSRNSEDEWVISRVFEKTGASGSGSKKKASEEVSGSPCSGGSSHVSCFSMAAPELPMHYPQFGKHNASFPTLKSLQENLHLPFVYPTATPSLAHVSGDHVFGEGQWPAVEEQKLCGSELDCMWN from the exons ATGGCTAATAATTACCGGTGCTACTACGAGAGATCATCAGACGAGACCAATCTCCCCCCGGGCTTCCGCTTCCACCCCACCGACGACGAACTCATCACCTTTTACCTCCTCAAAAAGGTCCTCGACTCCTCCTTCACCACCCGCGCCATCGCCGACGTCGATCTCAACAAATCCGAGCCCTGGCACCTCCCCG GGAAAGCCAAAATGGGGGAGAAGGAGTGGTACTTTTTCAGCCTCCGCGACCGGAAATACCCGACCGGGTTACGCACGAACCGGGCCACGGAGGCTGGGTACTGGAAAGCCACGGGCAAGGACCGCGAGATTTACAGCTCCAAAACCTTCGCCCTTGTTGGGATGAAGAAAACCCTAGTTTTCTACCGCGGCCGGGCCCCCAAGGGCCTCAAAACTAACTGGGTTATGCATGAGTTCCGCCTCGAAGGCAACCTCGCCTATCACCACTTCTCCCGAAACTCCGAG GATGAGTGGGTGATCTCTCGAGTTTTTGAAAAGACCGGGGCGAGCGGCAGCGGCTCGAAGAAGAAGGCTTCGGAGGAAGTAAGCGGCTCGCCGTGTTCGGGCGGCAGCTCGCACGTGTCCTGTTTCTCCATGGCTGCACCGGAGCTCCCGATGCATTATCCGCAATTTGGCAAGCACAATGCGAGCTTTCCTACTCTCAAGTCGCTCCAGGAGAATCTGCATCTGCCTTTTGTTTATCCGACTGCGACTCCGTCTCTGGCGCACGTGAGCGGTGATCATGTTTTCGGGGAGGGGCAGTGGCCGGCGGTGGAGGAGCAGAAGCTTTGCGGCTCCGAGCTGGATTGCATGTGgaattag